One window of the Janthinobacterium sp. PAMC25594 genome contains the following:
- the lipA gene encoding lipoyl synthase codes for MTSETISSTAPAATAAPAYNPSEKQKGASKTSRIPIKIIPIEQVERLKKPDWIRVKAASASTRFYEIKDILRENKLVTVCEEASCPNIGECFGKGTATFMIMGDKCTRRCPFCDVGHGRPDPLDKEEPANLSKTIAKLRLNYVVITSVDRDDLRDGGAGHFVECIQQTRALSPNTRIEVLVPDFRGRLEKALNLFKDGLPDVMNHNLETAPRLYKEARPGSDYMHSLKLLKDFKAMYPDVKTKSGIMVGLGETDEEILQVMRDMREHDIDMLTIGQYLAPSNSHLPVRRYVHPDVFKMFEEEAYKMGFTHAAVGAMVRSSYHADEQAHSAGVESALNF; via the coding sequence ATGACTTCTGAGACCATTTCCAGCACCGCCCCCGCCGCTACTGCCGCTCCAGCGTACAACCCGAGCGAAAAGCAAAAAGGCGCCAGCAAGACGTCGCGCATCCCGATCAAGATCATTCCGATCGAGCAAGTCGAGCGCCTGAAAAAGCCGGACTGGATCCGCGTCAAGGCCGCGTCGGCTTCGACCCGTTTCTATGAAATCAAGGACATCCTGCGCGAAAACAAGCTCGTGACCGTGTGCGAGGAAGCCAGCTGCCCGAACATCGGCGAGTGCTTCGGCAAGGGCACGGCCACCTTCATGATCATGGGCGACAAGTGCACGCGCCGCTGCCCGTTCTGCGACGTCGGCCATGGCCGTCCGGATCCGCTGGACAAGGAAGAGCCGGCCAACCTGTCGAAAACCATCGCCAAGCTGCGCCTGAACTACGTCGTCATCACCTCCGTCGACCGCGATGACTTGCGCGACGGCGGCGCCGGCCATTTCGTCGAGTGCATCCAGCAAACGCGCGCCCTGTCGCCGAACACCCGCATCGAAGTGCTGGTGCCCGACTTCCGTGGCCGCCTGGAAAAAGCGTTGAATTTGTTCAAGGATGGCTTGCCTGACGTCATGAACCACAACCTGGAAACGGCGCCGCGCCTGTACAAGGAAGCCCGTCCCGGTTCCGACTACATGCATTCCTTGAAACTGCTGAAGGATTTCAAGGCCATGTACCCGGACGTGAAAACCAAGTCCGGCATCATGGTGGGCCTGGGCGAGACGGACGAGGAAATCCTGCAAGTGATGCGCGACATGCGCGAGCACGATATCGACATGCTGACCATCGGCCAGTACCTGGCGCCATCGAACAGTCACCTGCCCGTGCGCCGCTACGTGCACCCGGACGTGTTTAAAATGTTCGAGGAAGAAGCCTATAAAATGGGCTTCACCCACGCCGCCGTAGGCGCCAT